A genomic stretch from Desulfonispora thiosulfatigenes DSM 11270 includes:
- a CDS encoding MBL fold metallo-hydrolase, producing MDIEILPVGSLGANCYILNCKTTKEGVVIDPGDEGERILDVINDKNINIKYIINTHGHYDHIGSNEEIKKALNCDLLVHEDDYEMLIDPKLNLSFYMGNTKEGLKADVSLKDNDLIKFGNLGLKVLHTPGHSPGGICLYNEKNKICITGDTLFYGSIGRTDFEGGDYEEIIKSIKEKLLVLPDDVTIYPGHGPKSSIGLEKQINLYIK from the coding sequence ATGGATATTGAAATTTTACCGGTAGGGAGTTTAGGAGCTAATTGTTATATTTTAAACTGTAAAACTACTAAAGAAGGTGTAGTTATAGACCCAGGTGATGAAGGTGAGCGAATTTTAGATGTTATTAATGATAAAAACATAAACATTAAATATATCATTAACACTCACGGCCACTATGATCATATTGGAAGTAATGAAGAAATTAAAAAAGCTCTTAATTGTGATTTGCTAGTTCATGAAGACGATTATGAAATGCTTATCGATCCTAAACTTAATTTATCTTTCTATATGGGCAATACTAAAGAAGGATTAAAAGCAGATGTTTCATTAAAAGATAATGACTTAATTAAATTTGGTAATTTAGGGTTAAAAGTTCTTCATACTCCGGGTCATTCTCCAGGAGGAATCTGTCTATATAATGAAAAAAATAAAATTTGTATTACAGGGGATACTTTATTTTATGGTTCAATTGGGCGAACAGATTTTGAAGGTGGAGATTATGAAGAGATTATAAAGTCAATTAAAGAAAAATTATTAGTATTACCAGATGATGTAACAATTTATCCTGGACATGGACCTAAAAGCAGCATAGGTTTAGAAAAACAAATAAATCTTTATATAAAATAA
- the dtd gene encoding D-aminoacyl-tRNA deacylase: protein MRAVIQRVSKSSVKVDSKVVGSIQEGLLILVGVTHDDTEQDAKYLAEKIANLRIFEDEEGKLNYSVVDKNYKILSISQFTLYGDCRKGRRPNFMDAGRPIQAEQIYNKFNEFLSQNELNVEKGVFGAHMEVELVNDGPVTIMLDSKKLF, encoded by the coding sequence ATGAGAGCTGTTATACAAAGAGTAAGTAAATCTTCAGTTAAAGTTGATTCTAAGGTTGTTGGATCAATTCAAGAAGGATTATTAATTTTAGTTGGTGTTACTCATGATGATACTGAACAAGATGCTAAATATTTAGCGGAAAAGATTGCTAATTTAAGGATATTTGAAGATGAAGAGGGAAAGCTAAATTATTCTGTTGTAGATAAAAACTATAAAATATTATCTATTTCACAATTTACCTTATATGGAGATTGTCGAAAAGGTAGGAGACCAAATTTCATGGACGCAGGAAGACCTATTCAAGCAGAACAGATTTATAATAAATTTAATGAGTTTTTATCTCAAAATGAACTAAATGTAGAAAAAGGTGTTTTTGGTGCGCATATGGAGGTAGAACTAGTTAATGATGGACCCGTTACAATAATGCTAGATAGTAAAAAACTATTTTAG
- the hemZ gene encoding coproporphyrinogen dehydrogenase HemZ — MIIALTENSREYANIIFHIIRIFIPTLTWDDFLNNTSDKAILLEIKVNNEKIYCTLKDNCSFKFDINDGNGEINKAVKIGVYKLLASFLKYKNSPWGILTGIRPTKIVHRLWDQGLNTAEIYSVLKKEYLLSDEKIENLIEITSFQRNNLLIHKEAKVNVSIYISIPFCPSKCSYCSFPSYIISKWENKLETYLDCLIKEIIQVGEALKNNNIVVQTVYIGGGTPSVLTHKQLNRLLKVINSALITNKTIEFTLEAGRPDTIDKKKLEILKELGVNRISINPQTMVDKTLNEIGRNHTSNEVIEIFRLAKKIGFEIINMDIILGLPGEDIDSLRYTLDEISKLRPNNVTVHVLSLKRSSKYDLGLLENSNENLIAEMLEVTKQKMYDNGLIPYYLYRQRQMIANLENIGYCEYDYPCIYNIQMIEERQTIWGLGVGATSKVLLNDEYALENQNNPKDLFYYIENIDEVITEKVKAIYKLYRREIK, encoded by the coding sequence ATGATTATTGCTCTAACGGAAAATAGTAGAGAATACGCAAATATTATATTTCACATTATTCGTATTTTTATACCTACCCTTACTTGGGATGATTTTTTAAATAATACATCAGATAAAGCCATTTTATTGGAGATAAAAGTAAATAATGAAAAGATATATTGTACCCTAAAAGACAATTGTTCTTTTAAGTTTGATATTAATGATGGAAATGGCGAAATAAATAAAGCAGTTAAAATTGGTGTTTATAAATTATTAGCAAGTTTTTTAAAATATAAAAATAGCCCATGGGGGATATTGACAGGTATTAGGCCTACCAAAATAGTTCATAGGTTATGGGATCAAGGTTTAAATACCGCTGAAATTTATAGTGTTTTAAAAAAAGAATATTTGCTAAGTGATGAGAAAATAGAAAATTTAATTGAAATTACTAGCTTTCAACGAAATAATTTATTAATTCATAAGGAAGCTAAGGTAAATGTAAGTATATACATAAGTATTCCATTTTGCCCATCTAAATGTTCTTATTGTTCTTTTCCATCTTACATAATTTCAAAGTGGGAAAACAAGCTAGAAACTTATTTAGACTGCTTAATAAAAGAGATAATTCAAGTTGGTGAGGCTCTTAAAAATAATAATATAGTAGTACAAACTGTCTATATTGGAGGGGGCACACCTTCTGTTCTTACTCATAAGCAGTTAAATAGACTGTTAAAAGTTATAAACTCTGCACTGATTACTAATAAAACTATTGAATTCACGCTTGAAGCTGGTAGACCTGATACTATAGATAAAAAGAAACTTGAAATCTTAAAAGAATTAGGGGTAAATAGAATAAGCATTAATCCACAAACAATGGTTGATAAAACTTTAAATGAAATAGGACGTAATCATACTTCAAATGAAGTTATCGAGATATTTAGATTAGCTAAAAAAATTGGATTTGAAATTATAAATATGGATATAATCCTAGGTCTGCCTGGTGAAGATATTGATAGTTTACGATATACTCTTGATGAAATATCAAAACTGAGACCTAATAATGTGACTGTTCATGTTTTATCGCTAAAAAGATCCTCTAAATACGATTTAGGGTTATTGGAGAATAGTAACGAAAATTTGATAGCTGAAATGTTAGAAGTTACTAAACAAAAAATGTATGATAATGGGCTGATTCCTTATTATTTATACAGACAAAGACAAATGATAGCTAATTTAGAGAATATAGGTTATTGTGAATATGATTATCCTTGTATCTATAATATTCAAATGATAGAAGAAAGACAGACAATTTGGGGTCTTGGAGTCGGAGCAACTTCAAAAGTTTTACTTAATGATGAATATGCTTTAGAAAACCAAAATAATCCTAAAGATTTATTTTATTATATTGAAAATATAGATGAAGTAATAACCGAAAAAGTCAAAGCAATTTATAAACTATATCGAAGGGAGATTAAGTAA